ACACGCTACACGAAGCAATCACCATGCCAACCGCCGCCGCCGCACCGCAGCAAAGGGGCGGCAGGTCGGGCAACGGTTTTCACGCCATCAAGAAAGCGGCGATGTCGCAGCCCACGCGACGTTGCGACGGGGCTGTCTGACAAATGTCGGTTTTCCAACATAGCAAACCGAGCGTTACCCGCGGCGACAGGGCACGCGATGACGGGAACGACACAACGCAGACAAACCGTGCAGGCGCAGCAGACTAGACAGGCGCCCCTAAGGCTGCGCCGGCTGTCCGACCGCCTTGCACCGCAGCATGGCACAGTTCTTGCTTCGACAATGGCAAACATCTCTCCCTCCCGCCGGGCGGCGCTGAACGCGCCCCGTTCTGTTCCGGCGGACGCGCAAAGGCGAAGGAGCCCGCACATGTCAGAGTTCTTCATGATCCTGCTTGGCACGGCGCTGGTGAACAACGTGGTTCTGGTCAAGTTTCTCGGCCTCTGCCCGTTCATGGGCGTCTCCCGCAAGATCGACGCGGCCATCGGCATGGGGCTGGCCACGACCTTCGTCCTGACCCTTGCGGCCGCGGCAAGCTGGGTGATCGAGACGCTGATCCTCGTTCCGCTCGACCTGGGCTTCCTGCGCATCCTCAGCTTCATCTTGGTGATCGCGGCCATCGTGCAGTTCACCGAAACCGTGATGCGCAAGGTGTCGCCGGGCCTTTACCGCGCGCTGGGCATCTACCTGCCGC
The genomic region above belongs to Rhodovulum sp. P5 and contains:
- the rsxA gene encoding electron transport complex subunit RsxA — protein: MSEFFMILLGTALVNNVVLVKFLGLCPFMGVSRKIDAAIGMGLATTFVLTLAAAASWVIETLILVPLDLGFLRILSFILVIAAIVQFTETVMRKVSPGLYRALGIYLPLITTNCAVLGVALLNIQEEHNFAESLLYGFGSALGFTLVLAMFAGMREKLAQLSVPAPFAGPPIAFLSAGLLSMAFMGFAGLVPN